In the genome of Massilia sp. W12, the window GCCATTACCAATACCCCGCCCAGGAACAGCGCGCCGCCCATGGTGCGAATCACGTAATACGGGAAGGTCGCCTTCACCCCTTCGACGAAGGAATAAGTCAGGGCGCCGTCGGCATTGAATGCGCGCCACATCAAACCCTGCATCACGCCGGCGATCCACATCGCGGCGATATACAGCACGATGCCGATGGTCGCAGCCCAGAAATGGACTTCAATCAATTTCTTGCTGTACATCTCGGTCTTGCCGAACATGCGCGGAATCAGGTGATACAGGCAGCCGAAGGAAATCAAGGCCACCCAGCCCAGTGCGCCGGAGTGCACATGGCCAACCGTCCAATCGGTGTAGTGCGAGAGCGCATTCACCGTCTTGATCGACATCATCGGGCCTTCAAACGTGGCCATACCGTAGAACGACAGGGAGACAATCAGGAAACGCAAAATCGGATCGGTGCGCAGTTTGTGCCACACGCCGGAGAGCGTCATGATGCCGTTGATCATGCCGCCCCAGGACGGCGCCAGCAGAATCAGCGAGAACACCATGCCGATCGACTGCGCCCAATCCGGCAGCGCGGTGTAATGCAGATGGTGCGGGCCTGCCCACATATAGGTGAACACCAAAGCCCAGAAGTGCACGATGGACAAACGATAGGAATAAATCGGCTTGCCGACTTGCTTCGGCACAAAGTAATACATCATGCCCAGAAAGCCTGCAGTCAGGAAGAAGCCCACTGCATTATGGCCATACCACCATTGGATCATGGCGTCTTGCACGCCGGCATACATGGAATAGGATTTGAACAGGCCAACCGGAATCGCCATGCTGTTGACAATGTGCAGCACCGCCACGGTGGCGATAAAGCCGCCAAAGAACCAGTTGGCGACGTAGATGTGTTCGATTTTGCGCTTGGCCACAGTGCCGAAGAACAGCACAGCGTAAGCCACCCAGACCAGGGCGATCAGAATATCGATCGGCCATTCGAGTTCGGCATACTCTTTGCCGGAGGTGTAACCCAGCGGCAGGGTAATGGCGGCGGACACGATCACCAGTTGCCAGCCCCAGAACACAAAGGCGGCCAGGCCATCGGAAATCAGGCGCACATTACAGGTGCGTTGCACCACATACAGACTGGTGGCCATCAGCGAACAACCGCCGAAGGCGAAAATCACCGCATTGGTGTGCAAAGGCCGCAGGCGGCCATAGGTCAACCAGGGAATGTCGAAGTTCAAGGCCGGCCAAGCCAGTTGTGCCGCAATCAGGACACCGACCGCCATCCCGACCACGCCCCAGACTACCGCCATGATGGCGAACTGCCGCACCACCCGGTAGTTGTAAAAGTTTTCGCTGTTGGCTTCACTCATCGCTGTGCTCGATTATCAGTTTGGAATTCCATCGGCCCTTGCCATCTGTTGCGCAGATTTTGGAGGGGTTGAATTACCTCCAAGCAAGGGGACGCTACAGGCTACATTGTCGGCAAACAACAACAAAATTCCTATCGGCAAGACAGGTTGTCTAGAGCAAAACCTCGATAGTCCGAAAGAACTAGTACAACCCCGCCTTTTAAGCGATTGCGCCAAACCCGTTGTCAACTAGGGACGGGTGAATGATTGTTTCTTTTGAGCAACGCTTTCAGCCACCATCGATCTTGTCGCGCTTTTTGATGCATGCGCCACTTTTACCCGCCGGCATCAGAAAGTTGATGGTGCATTTTTATTATCAGTGCCGCGCTTTATTTTGCCGCATCTTGCGCCGCAGACCGGCCTGTTCCGGCGGGAGAAGTCTGGGGAATGTGTGGTTCCGGCAACAATGCGCGTAAAGCGTCCAGTCCTGCGTTGCAAGCTTGCAAAAAACGCAAGGCGGGCGCCGGCTTTTCCGTGTTTGCCCGCCGTGCTTGCGGTATGCTTGGCTGTCCCGATTCGCCACAACGCCAGCCCCGATCCATGCAGGTCTTGCCAGAGGAGTGAACGCATGCGCAGTGCCGCTCAACCAGCCCCCGCCCCCGCCCCGGCTGCGCCGCTGACAGTGCCGCGCAGCGGCAACCATGAAGCGGATGCTGATCACATGGCCAGCCTGGCGCTGCGCCAGCGCTCATCGGCGCCGCCATCCGCGCCCGGCGGCTCAGGCGGCGCGCATGCCATGGAATCAGGCGCGCGCGCTGCGATGGAGATGCGTTTTGGCCACAGCTTTGCCGATATCCGCATTCACACCGGCCCGTCAGCGCATGAGGCCGCTGTGGCGCAAGGCGCGCTGGCGTATGCGCATGGCAATGCGATCATCTTCGCCAATGGCAGTTATGCGCCCGGCACAGACCGTGGCCGCACATTGCTGGCGCATGAGCTGGCGCACACCTTGCAACAGCGCGGCCAAGCCCCCTGCGTGCAGCGCCAGCAAGCGCAGAACTCACAAGTGGTGGATGCCGCCTATCTGCTGTATCTCAATCCGCACGGCAACAATTTTCAGCGCAGCAGCGGGCGCTACGAACTGTCCAACCATGACATGCCGCACTTGCGGCGCGAACATGGCTTTTACTTTTTGATCGATGGCGCTGAAATCCGCTTGATCACCCCGCCGGAAGTACGGCGCGCTGCCCCGCGCGGCGCGCCCGGCGGCGGCGTGCTGTTGCCACTCACTCAGGCCGACTATGCCGCGCTGGCCAGCGCGCCTGACGCCACGGTTGCACGCATCATTCAAAGTCAGCTGGGTTTGCATTTTGCCCGGCTGACACACGCCAGCGGAGGCCGCCATGATTTTGCCCATCCGGCGCTGCCAGCCCCGATTACGCGCGCCTTGCAAAGCGGCGGCCATGCCGATGGGGCCGCCGCGCGCCGCCAGGCCGCCGCCGCCGTGCAGGAAGCGACGCTGTCGCAAAGCGGCGCCAATGCGGATTTGCCGATCCAGGAAATCGGCTGGTCAGACCGCATGTCGCAGCAGCAGATTTTGCAAAACACCTCCGCCGGCGCGCGCGCGGAATGGTATGTCAGCAAACTGGGACGCTATCAAGCGCAAATGTACGAAAGCGCACAGCGTCACCATATTCCGCTGCAATTACTGGCGGTGGTGATTCTGAATGAATTGGGCGATATCAATATCTTGGATGTGGCGCAATCCGGAGAGGAAGCACAATCGGGTTCGCTGGGCATCGCACAAATCCAGGTTGCCACTGCCGATGCGGAAAATCTGGTCGATGTCAGCACTGAACAGGCCGCCGCCGCTTACCGCGAACTGCGCGTGCGTCATCACCACAATCAGCTTTACCTCACACAGGAAGCCCGGCAACGCGCAATTCAGGCGGAATATGCGCGCAACTTGACGCCATACGAACTTGGCATAGGCCGGCGGCGCCGCATTGGCCGGCAATTGCAGGCGCCGCAAGTTGCGATAGAAGCGGCGGCGCGCGAAATCGCCTATCTTCTGGGGCGCATGGTGAATAATCAACATTCACCATGGCAGCGCCAATTCAATTTCCGCGCCGGCAGCATATCCGGCGAAGCGATTTACAACCACATCGGCGCACCGCGCAGCTCGCAGGAAGAGCGCGAAGGCATGCTGGCCATGCTGACCTCGGGCGCTTACAACTCGCCGCATGTGATCGACTCGCCGGCGCAGCAGGGTTTCCGCAATGCCCGCATACACGGCGGCAATGCGCGCCTGCATGCGATTCAGCTGTATCGCCTGGGACTGTTTCATACGCGTGGCGCGGCGGCGCAAGTCAATCGGCAGGCCAACCGCGCAACAAGGTCCAACCGCGCCGCGCAGGCGGCCAATGCGCCGGCGGCGCCGATCAGCGGCATGTATTTTGATGGCGCCCGTCTGACCCTGTTTGGCGGCGCGGGGCCGGCGTCGTTTGCCGCCGTTTCCGGCGTGCGGGCGCATAATCCGCATAACCGCGACCACCGCAATCACACCGGCCCCGACTCGCAAAACCTGCCCGATATCGGCCCGCTTCCGGAGGGCGAATACTATATCAACCCGCCGGAGGTCGAGAACAGCGGCTTTAACAGCACGGTATGGGGCCCTCTGCGCACCCGCATCCACGAATCGATTTCGACCGGCCTGACGCGCCGCTTCTACAGCCAGCGCAGCGGCGGTTTTTTCCTGCATGAAGATGTGCGGCAAGACGGCACCGCCGGCTGCATCGGTTTGCAACGGCGCGCCGACACACTGCAGGTGTTTGCCCGCTTGGCCGCCAGTCCGCTGCAAATCCCGCTGGAGGTCAGATATCCCCGCATCCACAGTCCGCAACACATTCGATAACCATGGCGCTATGAAGAAAAGACAAACTCTGCACATGCTGGCTTGCCTGCTGCTGGCCGGCAGCCATCCCGCTGCGGCCAAGCCCGCCCCGCGCAAAAAACGCATTCTGGTGCTCGGCGCCGGCCTGGCCGGGCTGGCCGCCGCACGCACATTACAGGCGCAGGGGCACGAGGTGCTGGTATTGGAGGCGCGCCAAAGAATCGGCGGGCGCATCTGGACCAGCAATAAATGGCCCGATTTGCCGCTGGATCTGGGCGCCAGCTGGATTCATGGCGTACAAGGCAATCCTTTAAGTGCGCTGGCCGATCAAATCCAGGCCAAACGGCTCGCCACCAGCTATCAGCGGGCCATCACTTACAACAGCGATGGCCGCGAATTAAACGAAAAAGATCAAGCGCTGCTGGAAGCATTGCGAGATCAGGTGTTTGCCTTGCTGGAGCAGGCGCAAGACCGGGACAACGATGTTTCCCTGCGGCGCGCGCTGGCGTCTTTGCAAAAAAAGTTCGCCCCGGATGCACTGGAAAACCGCTTCATCAATTTCATTCTCAACAGTGAAATCGAACAGGAATATGGCGGCAGCGCTGAGCAGCTGTCCACCGCCTGGTATGACAGCGCGCAGGAATTCGGCGGCGGCGATGTGCTGTTCGCACAGGGTTTTCAGCTGATTACGCAAATGCTGGCGCAAAATTTGCGGATTGAATTGGAACAGCAGGTGGAAGAAATCGCCTGGCGGCAAACGCCTATGCGCGTACGCACACAGCGCGGCGAATTTCACGCGGACCAAGTGCTGCTCACCTTCCCGCTCGGCGTGTTGCAGGCGCAGCCGCAACTGTTTTCCCCCGCCCTGCCGGAACCAAAACGCAAGGCGATCCAGCAACTTGGCATGGGCGTTCTCAACAAATGTTATCTGCGCTTTGCCGAGGCGTTCTGGCCGGACGATGTCGATTGGCTGGAATACATTCCCGCCGCCCATGGCGAATGGGTGGAATGGGTCAGCTTTTTGCGCGCCGCCAAACAGCCGGTTTTGCTGGGTTTCAACGCAGCCGCGCGCGGACGTGAAATCGAACAATGGACGGATCAGGCGATTGTGAATAGCGCGATGCAAAGCCTGCGCACGATTTTCGGCCCGCACATCCCGCAGCCGCTGGACTGGCAAATCACCCGCTGGGCCGCCGATCCATATGCGCGCGGCGCGTATTCTTACAATGCCCTGGGCAGCACGCCCGGCATGCGCAAAACACTGGCGGCGCCGCTTGAAAAACGTCTGTTTTTCGCCGGCGAAGCGAGCGAGCAGCAATACTTCGGCACCGCGCATGGCGCTTATTTATCCGGCTTGCGCGCAGCGCGCGAAATGCTTGGGCATGAAGGGTGAAGGTGTCATGGCAGGCATGCTGGAAGCGCATGCGTTTTGTGATTTGCCAGTTGCGACACTGGTATTTTACGAGGTCGAACGGGCAGCCCGTATGAGCGGCGCCTCTTATCGTTTATTACTGGCATTTCGCAAATGGGCGGAGAGTCGTCAAGCTGTGGAGTTGAATGTTGGCATTAGCAGCGGCTTGGCGTTGAGAAGAATGGATCGTTTTTTGAAGCGCCTATGGTTTAAAATTACCGGTGGAAACTACAGTTTGATGTTGAACGGAGGTGTGTGATGAAAGGGATATTGTTAATAACAGTATTTTTATGCTCATTCCAGGCTCAGGCGGCATCCTGGTTTGAGGAAATATTTGGAGAAAAAAAATTCTCTCAAAACACACTGCCGGTGATAGACATCCCTGGCGAGCAAGGACCTGTTACGGATAATTTCTTCGGGGCTTGGTTAGATAAAGATACATTAATCCTGAACAATATTGTTCCATCTGAAGGGGAAAAGCGGAAATGGAAGAAAAAAATTGTTATTTGGAATCAAAGTAAAAAAGAGATTCATACCTTAATGGATGATGCATATTTACATTGCGTCAATCAACTGACTGGACATGTAAAAATACAGTCCGGTTCGAGTATAAAACTGTATGAGATCAGTATTCCTGGCTTGGAGTTGAAAGAAGTTCCACAACCAGCTTGGGAAAAGAACCAGTGCATGGATTATTTTTTTGTTCCAAAGGATAAACGTGGTTATAGACTTGGCTATCATCGGGCTTACATAGAATATGGCGTTTTGGACGAATCTGGCACGCATCACGGAAATGCTTTTTGGGTGCATGAGAAATTTGGCAGGAATGAGATTGGCATGCCTGCCAAATATGTTCAACTTCCTATTTATGATAGATATGCGAATAAATATTGGTTGAATAGAACATCCCTTAGTATGTCTTCCGCAATCATTGAAAAATCAACGTATTATTTAATAGATGAAAATGGAGTGTTGGAGAAAATTAAACTGCCTGATTTCTATATGAACCATATTGGCGTGGTCTATGGGGCGGCTTTCACGCGCAAGGGGATTCTTCTTAATAGCGCAGGTGGCCGTGTAAACAGCAGCCATTTCAGCGGACTTTTCTTGCTAAATGGAGATCAATTAGTGCGTATATATGGAAAAGATGAAAATGTGGATGCGCTTACGGTCTCACCTGATGGTTGTGCTGCTGCATTTGTTGAATCAAATAGTTACTTGTTGGCCTCAAGGAAGGCAGTAAAGATTATTAATTTCTGTGAAAAGGATGCAAAATGATTACCAATGCAAGTTTTCTCCCCCTCAAAGATCTTGAGACAGTTATGATTGCAATGGATCAGATATATACTGATGTGAGGATTAGTTGTATTTTCCAGGAAATTTGAAATATTTAATGTGTTTTGAAACAGCCATGGGATACGCCACCTGATTTTTTGTTGAAAGAGTAATCAATCATCCAGGCATGGGTGGTAAATCATTCCATTACACACATCTCCACAGCGCTCCCTGAACGCGGCCAGAAATCCTTTACATTCAATGAGTTGCACGCCCGCATGTAAACTTGCCGGATTTCGCGTTTGCTCTCATCTTTTGCGTGGCGCACGTGAGCAGAAAGCCAGCAGCAAAGAGGTGGACCGACGATGAGTTTGCCGGACTCGATCTTGGCAATGCCCGTCTTAACAGTGTGTTGATAAATGAAGGTGCTCAGAATTTTGAGCACTGTATCCAGCGGAAAATTCAAAAAACCAACTAGATATAGAACTAAAAATTATCAAGTGTTAGTTTTTTTTAACGCCCTGCTACAGGATGTTCAAGTTTCGGCTCAGACAATCAGGACTCTACGCGAGATGGGCGCATTGCAAGACTGAGTTGTGTGTAATGGAATGGCTAAAACCCTATCAAGTCCAAGCCAAGCACCCGGATGAATTCATCATGGAATTGCTGGATCTGGATGTCGCCCGCGTCTTGCAGGCCGCCGCCCGGCAAAGGCGCAATTTGAAAAACCCGCCGCTGACGTGTGAAGCTTATCTGGATTGCCTGCTGCGTCAGGGCTTGCCGCAACGTTGCGCAATTGCGCCGCTTCAGCACGGCGATATAAATCATTCCTGGCGCCCGTTTTTTGACGCGTCTTGCTCTTCTTCCTGCAAAATCGATGTGCCCTGCTGTTCCAGGTCATCAAACTGGCGGTTATTCAAGGCCCACCAAAACACGCCGCCAATCAAAAACACCAGCGCCACGCTCAGCGGCACCAAGACATACAAGCTTTCCATATCCACTCCCTGCGCCGCAACACGCAGCGCGTGGGCCGGATTATAGGGCATGCGCGCTCAATGCTGCGGCATGGCGCGCCGGCTGCGCTGTTTGTGTTCACGCGCAGCCATAAAAAAACGCCCTGCACGGCAGTCCGTGCAGGGCGTTTCCAATACCGCAGCGCGCTTATTTTGCAGAAGCGGCAGGCGCAGAAGCAGCCTCTTTCGCCGATGCAGCAGGTTTGGCGGCTTTCGCAGCTTTGTGATGCTTGGCGTTATGCGGATGATCGCGGTTGCTATCGACATGGTTGTGATCTTTGTCATGGCCATGTGATCCGGCTTTGTGTTCCGGGTGATGTTTTTTGTGATCGTGTTTTTTGTGATGCGCAGGATCATGA includes:
- a CDS encoding FAD-dependent oxidoreductase, yielding MKKRQTLHMLACLLLAGSHPAAAKPAPRKKRILVLGAGLAGLAAARTLQAQGHEVLVLEARQRIGGRIWTSNKWPDLPLDLGASWIHGVQGNPLSALADQIQAKRLATSYQRAITYNSDGRELNEKDQALLEALRDQVFALLEQAQDRDNDVSLRRALASLQKKFAPDALENRFINFILNSEIEQEYGGSAEQLSTAWYDSAQEFGGGDVLFAQGFQLITQMLAQNLRIELEQQVEEIAWRQTPMRVRTQRGEFHADQVLLTFPLGVLQAQPQLFSPALPEPKRKAIQQLGMGVLNKCYLRFAEAFWPDDVDWLEYIPAAHGEWVEWVSFLRAAKQPVLLGFNAAARGREIEQWTDQAIVNSAMQSLRTIFGPHIPQPLDWQITRWAADPYARGAYSYNALGSTPGMRKTLAAPLEKRLFFAGEASEQQYFGTAHGAYLSGLRAAREMLGHEG
- a CDS encoding DUF4157 domain-containing protein, whose amino-acid sequence is MRSAAQPAPAPAPAAPLTVPRSGNHEADADHMASLALRQRSSAPPSAPGGSGGAHAMESGARAAMEMRFGHSFADIRIHTGPSAHEAAVAQGALAYAHGNAIIFANGSYAPGTDRGRTLLAHELAHTLQQRGQAPCVQRQQAQNSQVVDAAYLLYLNPHGNNFQRSSGRYELSNHDMPHLRREHGFYFLIDGAEIRLITPPEVRRAAPRGAPGGGVLLPLTQADYAALASAPDATVARIIQSQLGLHFARLTHASGGRHDFAHPALPAPITRALQSGGHADGAAARRQAAAAVQEATLSQSGANADLPIQEIGWSDRMSQQQILQNTSAGARAEWYVSKLGRYQAQMYESAQRHHIPLQLLAVVILNELGDINILDVAQSGEEAQSGSLGIAQIQVATADAENLVDVSTEQAAAAYRELRVRHHHNQLYLTQEARQRAIQAEYARNLTPYELGIGRRRRIGRQLQAPQVAIEAAAREIAYLLGRMVNNQHSPWQRQFNFRAGSISGEAIYNHIGAPRSSQEEREGMLAMLTSGAYNSPHVIDSPAQQGFRNARIHGGNARLHAIQLYRLGLFHTRGAAAQVNRQANRATRSNRAAQAANAPAAPISGMYFDGARLTLFGGAGPASFAAVSGVRAHNPHNRDHRNHTGPDSQNLPDIGPLPEGEYYINPPEVENSGFNSTVWGPLRTRIHESISTGLTRRFYSQRSGGFFLHEDVRQDGTAGCIGLQRRADTLQVFARLAASPLQIPLEVRYPRIHSPQHIR
- the ccoN gene encoding cytochrome-c oxidase, cbb3-type subunit I; protein product: MSEANSENFYNYRVVRQFAIMAVVWGVVGMAVGVLIAAQLAWPALNFDIPWLTYGRLRPLHTNAVIFAFGGCSLMATSLYVVQRTCNVRLISDGLAAFVFWGWQLVIVSAAITLPLGYTSGKEYAELEWPIDILIALVWVAYAVLFFGTVAKRKIEHIYVANWFFGGFIATVAVLHIVNSMAIPVGLFKSYSMYAGVQDAMIQWWYGHNAVGFFLTAGFLGMMYYFVPKQVGKPIYSYRLSIVHFWALVFTYMWAGPHHLHYTALPDWAQSIGMVFSLILLAPSWGGMINGIMTLSGVWHKLRTDPILRFLIVSLSFYGMATFEGPMMSIKTVNALSHYTDWTVGHVHSGALGWVALISFGCLYHLIPRMFGKTEMYSKKLIEVHFWAATIGIVLYIAAMWIAGVMQGLMWRAFNADGALTYSFVEGVKATFPYYVIRTMGGALFLGGVLVMAYNVIKTVAGATAADAKIPPVPQQHHAHA
- the ccoS gene encoding cbb3-type cytochrome oxidase assembly protein CcoS, translating into MPYNPAHALRVAAQGVDMESLYVLVPLSVALVFLIGGVFWWALNNRQFDDLEQQGTSILQEEEQDASKNGRQE